From a region of the Rhinatrema bivittatum chromosome 15, aRhiBiv1.1, whole genome shotgun sequence genome:
- the LOC115076864 gene encoding claudin-16-like produces MILLLQCTGFCLAVVATVFLIVATWTDCWMVNADDSLEVSQKCRGLWWECVTNAQDGSRTCDQYDSILAEHPLKIVLTRALMITADILASFALIILALGLDAVRFLKEEPHIKLRMCYMAGFIFGIGGVPGMIGSVWYAVDVYVERATLVLQNVFLGIHYEFGWSCWLGMAGSTGCFLVSVLLTCCLYIFRDVGSSSRHQPTVYKYGRTATGKMYAMDSRV; encoded by the exons ATGATCCTGCTGCTCCAGTGCACGGGCTTCTGCCTGGCGGTGGTCGCCACCGTCTTCTTGATCGTAGCCACCTGGACCGACTGCTGGATGGTAAATGCAGACGACAGCTTGGAG GTCAGCCAAAAGTGCCGGGGCCTTTGGTGGGAATGCGTCACCAATGCCCAGGACGGAAGCAGGACGTGCGACCAGTATGACTCCATTTTAGCTGAACATCCAC TGAAAATAGTGCTTACCAGAGCACTAATGATCACAGCCGATATCCTGGCCAGCTTTGCTCTGATTATattggcattgggcctggatgcAGTAAGGTTCCTTAAAGAAGAACCTCATATCAAACTGCGGATGTGCTACATGGCTGGCTTTATATTTGGAATAGGAG GTGTTCCTGGGATGATTGGCTCTGTGTGGTACGCAGTGGATGTCTACGTGGAGAGAGCCACCCTAGTATTACAGAATGTCTTCCTGGGAATCCACTATGAGTTTGGGTGGTCATGTTGGCTAGGCATGGCTGGTTCCACTGGCTGCTTTCTGGTTTCAGTATTGCTAACCTGCTGTCTGTATATCTTCAGAG ATGTTGGATCCTCCTCAAGACATCAACCCACTGTCTATAAGTACGGAAGAACTGCAACTGGCAAGATGTACGCTATGGACTCCAGAGTATAA